CTGGGCCTGCGCGGCCGAGCCGAGCAAACCTGCGGCACAAACTGCCAAAACGGTACGGGTCAGTTTCTTCATCTCAAGGATCTCCTTGCCCAAAACGTCGGGCGATTGGTTGAAGTCGTAGCCAGAGAACAACAAGGTGTAAGCGAACAAAAAGTAGTCAGGAAACAGTTGCGGGCCTCAGCGGCGTCAACGCAGCAGGCAACCGCCCAACGCGATCACGCCAGCGAGCCGGGCTCGGGGACGGTGGTGACGGTCAGGAACGAGCTGCCCGGTGTCTCGGTGTTGTTGACAAGGCCGTGGAGGAACCGGCGTAGCCACGGACGGTGTTGGTGCCTAGGAAAAGACCGGAGGTCGTGACGTCTTGCTGCACCTCGATCTGGAGCACGTCGGCCCCGACATAAACGGACGGTACGGCCGAGACAGGCAGTGCCCCGGCAACGGGATGGCGGTGGTTGAGCATGGAGGCTCTCCCTTCAAGCCGGGCAGCACCCGGCGGTGGTTTGGGTGCGGGGCCGACAACGTGCCGGTCCCGACGACCTGTCCACTCGCGCCTGCGAGTTGCCTCCACTTGCCGACACAGGCAGTCTTATAGAGACTGTGTGCATGTCGGCCGCCTCGGCGGTCGTCTACTTAGGGGTGGCCGGCCGATCCCGCCAGAGAACGCCGGCCACCCTTGCTTTCCACTTTATGCCATCGAGATTCAGTCTCAATAACATGGCGGATGCGGAGGATAACATCCCGGCAGAGGCTGTCAAGCGACTGCGACTCGTTCGCAATATTTGCACTTCACGCGTCCGCGCATGAAAAACCGGCGCGGCTGGGCCGCGCCGGTCTCGGGCGATCAACGTGTTGTGGGCGGGATTCCTACGCCGCCTCGGCCGGCTCGAAGCCGTCACACCCCGAGGTCGCGGTCACCTTCAAGTGGATCTCGGTGTTGCGTCCGCAAGACTCGACGAAGTTCTCGGGTGCCTGGTGGGTCGTACGGATCTGGACGAGCTGCTGCTCTTTGGGGTGGTCTTCGCCGAAGTGGGAGCAGAGCCCGCATTGGCCATCATGGAGTTCGAGCATCGTGTTTGTCCTTTCAAATATCTGGCTGTTCCTGATCCATACTATCGACCGGCAGCGCTGAAAAACAAGGCCTTTTCGCGCGATCGACCAAATCGATACTGAATCGCATCAACAACCCCGACATGCCCTTTTCCATCCGAGACCTAGATCTTTAGCCCACGCACCGCGAAGGGGACCGATGCGTCGCCGACCATCACCAGGTCCTGCTCGCTCTCCCAACTGTACTTCCCGGTGATCTCTTGATTAAGGGCGTCGACCAACGCTTTGAACGTCCCGTCGACTTTCGACTCGAAATGGAAATGAAAGTTGCCGGCGTAGTAGGCTTCGCTGATCAGGAACGTGTCGTCCACCCACCGCCATTCGGGTGTGCCCTTCGCCTGCCGGAGCGAAAAACGGATCCGCTGGGCTGAAAACCCGTTGACAAAGGACCGCATCGTGACCTTCCCGATCGAGAGGGAGACCTTACGCTTCGCGCCGAGCTCGCCGCTGAGCTTGATCCCGTATTGCGGCAGTGGCACGCTGCCACCGATCATGAACTTACTGGTCACCGTGCCCGCGAGGATATTGGCCTTGTAGTGCTCGGCAGGGAAATCGCGTCTTTGATCGGGTCGTTGGGTAACAAATCCCACGCAAACCCGGCCTCGCCCTTGAACTTGGGCGACTCCCAAATGCCCAGCCAAGAGCCCGGGTCCCAGTCCAGCAGCATCCCCGGCAGCAGCCGTTCGCTTCCCAGCGTAATGGGGTACGCGCCGTAGTTCCGCCACATCAGTTCGCACAGTTTGTGATTGCCAATCATGGATACGCTCCTGGTCAGGGTGTTCAGGCAGACGCCACATCGGCGTCAACGCCACCCTAACTCGGTGTGGTGACAATCCCTGTCACCACACCCGAGATCAATCCAATCTTTCTCATCGCTGCGCTGCTGCTCAGACAGAAAGAAAGCCCGGCCGAGTCGGCCGGGCTTGACGTGTCGTGGCGGGCGGTTGGCGAATCAGGCTAGCCCGGTTTAGTAGCGGTAGTGCTCGGACTTGTAAGGCCCGTCGACCGGCACGCCGATGTAGTCGGCCTGCTCGGGACGCAGCTTGGTCAGCTTCACGCCCAGCTTATCGAGGTGCAGGCGCGCGACCTTCTCGTCGAGCAGCTTGGGCAGAACGTAGACCTGCTTCTCGTACTGCTCGATGTTCTGAGCGAGCTCGACCTGGGCGATGGTCTGGTTCGTGAAGCTCGCGGACATGACGAACGACGGGTGGCCCGTCGCACAGCCGAGGTTGAGCAGCCGGCCCTCGGCGAGGATGAGCACGCTCGTGCCGTCTTCGAACGTCCACATGTCGTACTGCGGCTTGATGTTGGTTTTCTTGGCGAGCTTGGCGAGCTTGGCCATCTGGATCTCGTTGTCGAAGTGGCCGATGTTCCCGACGATCGCCTTGTCCTTCATCTGGGACATGTGCTCGGCGGTGATGATGTCGTAGTTGCCGGTCGTCGTCACGAAGATGTCGGCCTCGGCGATGACGTCCTCAAGCGTCGTGACCTGGAAGCCTTCCATCGCGGCCTGCAGCGCACAGATCGGGTCGATCTCGGTGATGATGACGCGGGCGCCCTGGCCCTTAAGCGACTGGGCGCAGCCCTTGCCCACGTCGCCGTAGCCGCAGACGACCGCGACCTTGCCCGACATCATGACGTCGGTGGCGCGGTTGAGCCCGTCGATCAGTGAGTGCCGGCAGCCGTAGAGGTTGTCGAACTTGGACTTGGTGCACGAGTCGTTGACGTTGATGACGGGGTAGAGCAGCGTGCCGTCCTTCTGCATCTTGACCATGTTCATGATGCCGGTGGTTGTTTCTTCCGAAGCGCCCTTGCACTGCTCGGCGACCTGCTGCCAGCGGGTCATCGACTGGGCCTGGCCGCGCTGGAGGCACTTGAGCACCTCGCCCCACTCTTCGGAATCTTTGTCGGCATCAAACGCTGGGACTTCGCCGGCATTCTCGAATTGGAAGCCCTTGTGGATGAGCATGGTGGCGTCGCCGCCGTCATCGACGATCTGCGTCGGGCCGACGACTTCGCCCGAGCCGTTGCTGAAGTCCAGCGCCGTGTCGGTGCACCACCAGTATTCTTCGAGGGTCTCGCCCTTCCAGGCGAAGACGGGGACGCCCTTGGGGTCTTTCATGTCGCCGCCGCCCTGGTCGGGTCGGCCGGCGACGACGGCCGCGGCGGCCTGGGGCTGGGTCGAGAAGATGTTGCACGACACCCAGCGCACATCCGCGCCGAGCATCTTCAGCGTTTCGATGAGCACAGCCGTCTGGATCGTCATGTGCAGCGAGCCCATGATGCGGTGGCCCTTGAGCGGCTGGCTCGCGGCGTACTCTTCGCGGCAGGCCATCAGCCCGGGCATCTCCTGCTCGGCGAGTTCCATCTCCTTACGGCCCCAGTCGGCGAGGCCCTGGAGTTCTTCGATCGAAGCGCCGGGCGAGATCTTGTAAGTCAAGCCGTTGGCGGCGGTGTCGATCGTGCAGTGCGGGGAAGTCAACGGGGGTGCGGTCGCGGTGGTCATGGTTCTTTCCAGTAAACAAAGGTAGTAGACAGTGAATAGTGAGCAGTGAACAGATCGTGGGATCAGTCAGTCCATCGTCCCCGTCGCCAGCAGCAGCGCGGGCCCGGTCGCGTCGGGTTCGGGGGGGAGGGGTTCGCAGCGCGCGCCAGACAGCCCGGCCGCGCGCATCATGCGCTTCAATGTGTTGGGCTTGAAGCCCGCGTGGACCTGGCCCATCTGCCGGCGGAAGCCGTCCCGGCTGTGCGCGAGCAGGTCGAGTATGACGACGCGCCCGCCGGGCTTCACGACGCGCGCCATCTCCGCGATCGCCGCGGCCGGGTCGTCGAGGTAGGTCAGCACCAGCACGCAGAGCGTCGCGTCGCAGGCATCGTCGTCAATCGGCAGATTGGTAAGCTCGCCGCGTTTGAGCGTTGTGTTTTTCGTGGCCTTGAGCCGACGCCGCGCGGCCTTGAGCATCGCGGCGTTGTTGTCAACGCCGACCACCTGCTTCACATACCGGGCGAGGTCGGCCGCGAGCGCGCCGCTGCCGCAGCCCAAGTCCGCGACGGTCCAGTCCGGCGGCAAGAGCGCGAGCATCGCGTCGCGTGTGAACGATCGGCCGTACAGCGCGTGGCGGATGTCGTCCCACTCGCCCGCCGCGCCGGCGAAGAAGGCGGCGGCGTCCTGCTCGCGTGCATCGAGCATCCGCTTGAGCCGAACGGCGTCCTGCCCCAGCGCGGGCCAGCCGGCCGAGTTATCCCGCGCGACGACCCACAGCTCGCGCTGCGCCGGAGCGAGCTCGTCGAGCACGACCTGGTAGAGGTTGGTCGTCCCGCGCCGCTGGCTGACGACCCAGCCCTCGTCCGCGAGGATCTTGAGGTGGCGCGAGACGGTGGATTGCGGGAGCTGGACGACTTCGCACAGGTCCGAGACGCCCAGCTCCTGGCCCGCGATAAGCGCGAGCAGCCGCAGCCGGGTCGCGTCGGCGAGCGACGCCATCCATTTGAGCAAGCGGTCGGGCTGGGTCGGTGCGTGGGCCATATCAATCCATCCGTTCATCCGGATGCACGAATAGTATAGCGTGCTGGGCGTGTGCCGTCACAAAACAGCCCGCAGCTAACAGCTGCGCGGAGATTGACAAGCGGGTTTCGCTTCACCCCCTGAGCCAGTCACCGCGCAGCTGTTAGCTGCGGGCTATTGAACTCCACGCGAACCCAACCCCCTAAACCCTTGCCCCACCACCACCGGACGCGATACAATCGCCGTTCTACAGGAGACTTATGCCCGCCTACCGCCACACTTTTGCGATCCTGGCCCTGCTCGCGCTGCTCACTGTCTTGCCCGGCTGCGAGACCGAGACGCGTGTGCTCAACAGCACCTGGACCGACAGCTTCGGCGACATCGCCGACCGTAAGCCCCAAGAGCGCGAGGCCCTCAGCCCCAACGACCCACGTGTACGTTCGCCGCAGGGCTACGCCGTGGAGGTCGCGCGGTTCAGCGGGGCCGACGCCTCGGCCCAAGCCTTCCGGCTCGCCGCCGACCTCCGCACCGAGGCCGGGCTGGGCGACCTCTGGCAAAACGACGGCAGCCAGAATGCCGTCGTCTACGCCGGCCGCTTCCGCGATCCGCGCAGCGACCGCGCCAAGAGCATGCTCCAGCTTGTCCGCAGCGCCCAGTTCGACGGCGGCCGGCCATTCGCCAGTGCGCAGCTTGTCGCGCTCTCGGGCAACGACGGCGACGACAACATCTACAACGAGTTCGACCTGCGCAACCACCGCGGCAGCATCACGCTGCAGATCGGGTTCTACGACATCAACTACGGCAACAACTACCGCGCCGCCGCCGAGACCGCGGTAGAGGTCCTGCGCGACGAGGGCGAAGACGCCTACTTTTACCACGGCCCCAACCGCTCGCTGGTCACCGTCGGGCTCTTCACCCGCGGCCAGGCCCTCGTGCCCAACGGCCAGACCGAGATGTACAGCCCCGCCGTCAGAGAGTTGCAAGAACGCTTCCCGCACAACCTGATGAACGGCGTCACCTTCGAACGACGCGAAAACGGCATCGGCGGCGTGCAGGAATCGTTCCTCGTGCCGGTGCGGTAGATACCCTAAATACAGGTGCGTTTGTGTGGTAGCGACTCGCCCCGATCCGCGCAGCATCGCCTGGGCGACGCTGCGGGATTGCGGTCTGTTGCATATGCGCGAAGCGTTCACGCTTGCCCGGCGCGTTCGAGATTCGCACACAGCTTCTCAACCAGCACACGCTTCACCTCCGCCATCGCCGGGCACGCATCGCCCAGGAGCGCCTGCATGCTCGTCACCGGCCGGCCGTGCAGGCCGCAGGGGACGATGAGCTTGAAGTGGTCGAGGTCTGTCGTGACGTTGAGCGCGAGGCCGTGCAGCGTCGTGTTGCGCCGGATGCGCACGCCCATCGCGCAGAGCTTCGCGCTGACCGGCCCCCCTTCCGCCATCCGCCATCCGCTATCGCACCTGTCACCGGCCACCCACACCCCCGCCGCGCCGCACTCGTTGTGGCCCGCGATCCGCCAGTGGGCGGCCGTGTCGATCACGGTCTGTTCGAGCAGCCGCATGTACCGGCTCAGGTTGAGCCCGAAGTCGCCGAGCTTGAGGATCGGGTACACGACGAGCTGGCCCGGGCCGTGGTAGGTGATGTCGCCGCCGCGGTCGGTGTCGTGGGTCGTGACGCCGGCGGCGGCGAGTTGCTCGGGCGTCGCGGTCAGGTGGCCGGCGACTTCCTTGCGGCGGGTCAGCGTGATCACGGGCTCGTGCTCGACCAGCAGGACGGTCGGCAGCGCTTCCCCGGCGATCACGGCCGTGTTCAGCGCCCGCTGCCGCTCCAGCGCGGGGCCATACGCCAAGCGGCCCAGGTCCTCGACCACGGGCGCTGGGTGACGGGTTGTCAGGTTTTTCGGGCTCATTGGTCGATAACCGGGCAAGCGGAGGGCAGGTTCGGCTTGCTTGACGTATCATATGCGGCTCGGAAAATCCCGCCCCATGGCCCAAATCCACCCCACCGCAATCATCGACCCCCGAGCGACCCTCGCCGACGACGTCGTCGTCGGCCCGGGCTGTGTCATTGAGGGGGCCGTCACCATCGGGGCCGGCACGAAGCTCACCGCCCAGTGCTACGTCAAGGGCCCGATGTCGATCGGCCAAGGCAACACGCTCTACCCGTTCGTCACGCTGGGCTTCGAGGCCCAGGACTGGAAGGCCGACCCCGGCCGCGAGGGCCCGGGCACGCAGATCGGCGACGGCAACGTCTTCCGCGAGAGCGTCTCCATCCACCGCGCGTCCAAAGACGAACACCCGACCACCATCGGCAACAAGAATTACTTCATGGCCTGCAGCCATGTCGCCCACGACTGCATCGTCGGCAGCGACTGCATGTTCGCCAACTCCGCGCTGCTGGGCGGGCACTGCGAGGTCGGCGACCGCGTCATCATCGGCGGCAACGCCGGGGTCCAGCAGTTCTGCCGCATCGGCCGGCTCTCGATGCTCGGCGGCGCGGAGGGCATCACCATGGACCTCCCGCCCTTCTGCATGGTCCACCACACCAAGCAGGTCTCCGCGCTCAACCTCATCGGGCTGCGCCGCGCCGGGCTCCGGCCCCACATCGCGGCGCTGCGCGAAGCGTTCAACACCTACTACCGCCACGGCATCCCCGGCGGCAAAGCGCTCGACATGATCGACGCCCAGGACATCGGCGAAGACCCCTGCGTCCGCGAGTTTGTCGACTTCATCCGCACCAGCAAACGCGGCGTCACGGGCTACGGCGAATCGTTCAAGCACCGCCCCTGGCTCAAGCCCGAGTTCTACGCCCAGCAGGCCAACGCGGCGGACTAAAAAAACATCCGCGAAACTTGGTAATCAATCAAAACGCAGCGACTCGACCCAGGCGCGGAGTTCGTCCTGACTATCGCGCAGGGTATCGGCCGGGCCGGTGATCTTGAGGGTCCAGGTTTCGCTTTGTGCCGTCGGGTTTTCGCCGCGCGGGGCCCAGACGCCGATCATCGGCGTGCCGCCGGTGCCGTCGAGTAAAGGCATCCAGATGGATTGCGCATCACCGAGGGTAATGTCGGTGAACCCGTCGCGCGCATCTTGCACCGCGTCGGTATCGGCCGGGTTGTAGCCGGCCTGCCCGAGCCAGCGGGTGAGGTTTGGCTCCAGCCCGCCCACGCCGTTGGGCCAGAAGCCCACCGCGATCTCGATGCCGTCGGCGGTCATCAGCGTCAGCGTGCGCATGGGCTTGGGCCCGCCGACCGTCCAGCCCTCGGGGACGGTGTAATTGAGCCCCTCGACCGTGTGGGTGTTGTCGGTTTCGCTGTCGGCGTCTTGGTCGCCTGCAGCGGGATCGTCCGCATGGCCATCGTCATCGGGCGTGTCGGCGTTGCGCTGCGTCTCATCGATCGGCGCGACGCCATCGGGGTATTCGGCGTCGGTACTCGCGTCCGAACCGCAGCCGAGCAGTGTCAGCAAGAAGGTAGCGATGACGGCCAATGCAGTGGGTGATTTCATAGCGGTCTCCATGGGTAGTGTTGCGATCTATCAGTTTAGTACAACCCCGTGGCTTGGATTCCAGATGGTTC
The sequence above is a segment of the Phycisphaeraceae bacterium D3-23 genome. Coding sequences within it:
- the lpxA gene encoding acyl-ACP--UDP-N-acetylglucosamine O-acyltransferase is translated as MAQIHPTAIIDPRATLADDVVVGPGCVIEGAVTIGAGTKLTAQCYVKGPMSIGQGNTLYPFVTLGFEAQDWKADPGREGPGTQIGDGNVFRESVSIHRASKDEHPTTIGNKNYFMACSHVAHDCIVGSDCMFANSALLGGHCEVGDRVIIGGNAGVQQFCRIGRLSMLGGAEGITMDLPPFCMVHHTKQVSALNLIGLRRAGLRPHIAALREAFNTYYRHGIPGGKALDMIDAQDIGEDPCVREFVDFIRTSKRGVTGYGESFKHRPWLKPEFYAQQANAAD
- the ahcY gene encoding adenosylhomocysteinase; protein product: MTTATAPPLTSPHCTIDTAANGLTYKISPGASIEELQGLADWGRKEMELAEQEMPGLMACREEYAASQPLKGHRIMGSLHMTIQTAVLIETLKMLGADVRWVSCNIFSTQPQAAAAVVAGRPDQGGGDMKDPKGVPVFAWKGETLEEYWWCTDTALDFSNGSGEVVGPTQIVDDGGDATMLIHKGFQFENAGEVPAFDADKDSEEWGEVLKCLQRGQAQSMTRWQQVAEQCKGASEETTTGIMNMVKMQKDGTLLYPVINVNDSCTKSKFDNLYGCRHSLIDGLNRATDVMMSGKVAVVCGYGDVGKGCAQSLKGQGARVIITEIDPICALQAAMEGFQVTTLEDVIAEADIFVTTTGNYDIITAEHMSQMKDKAIVGNIGHFDNEIQMAKLAKLAKKTNIKPQYDMWTFEDGTSVLILAEGRLLNLGCATGHPSFVMSASFTNQTIAQVELAQNIEQYEKQVYVLPKLLDEKVARLHLDKLGVKLTKLRPEQADYIGVPVDGPYKSEHYRY
- a CDS encoding metalloregulator ArsR/SmtB family transcription factor encodes the protein MAHAPTQPDRLLKWMASLADATRLRLLALIAGQELGVSDLCEVVQLPQSTVSRHLKILADEGWVVSQRRGTTNLYQVVLDELAPAQRELWVVARDNSAGWPALGQDAVRLKRMLDAREQDAAAFFAGAAGEWDDIRHALYGRSFTRDAMLALLPPDWTVADLGCGSGALAADLARYVKQVVGVDNNAAMLKAARRRLKATKNTTLKRGELTNLPIDDDACDATLCVLVLTYLDDPAAAIAEMARVVKPGGRVVILDLLAHSRDGFRRQMGQVHAGFKPNTLKRMMRAAGLSGARCEPLPPEPDATGPALLLATGTMD
- the lipB gene encoding lipoyl(octanoyl) transferase LipB, coding for MSPKNLTTRHPAPVVEDLGRLAYGPALERQRALNTAVIAGEALPTVLLVEHEPVITLTRRKEVAGHLTATPEQLAAAGVTTHDTDRGGDITYHGPGQLVVYPILKLGDFGLNLSRYMRLLEQTVIDTAAHWRIAGHNECGAAGVWVAGDRCDSGWRMAEGGPVSAKLCAMGVRIRRNTTLHGLALNVTTDLDHFKLIVPCGLHGRPVTSMQALLGDACPAMAEVKRVLVEKLCANLERAGQA